From the genome of Indicator indicator isolate 239-I01 chromosome 17, UM_Iind_1.1, whole genome shotgun sequence, one region includes:
- the LOC128972548 gene encoding nyctalopin-like codes for MFFLFTFAFTCAAEAGLSPNLSASCPSMCSCAPQEVIRCNRAGLRAFPARIAASTTSLNLSNNYLRILGAGTFQNLSSLHSLWLDGNNLTFLSPGTFQALGRLRELHLSRNSRLTHLHANTFRGLLNLISLDLSHCNIFEVHPLLFSHLPSLERLDLASNNMRYVPQAFHNLSSLTRLSLEANHIEAIGRDSLKDLGALYDLNLRKNRIWIIQSGAFSKLLRLGVLNLGHNFVADLPNQLFEGLIQLRTMHLEANRISAVGCAFRHLPSLRSLYLNNNQISSISGSAFLDLHHLHFLHLGRNNLSSLPAGLLAELPRLKHVLLAHNPWRCDCRMLWFWRGTARRRAAVRGLHCAFMAPNSSLPLDALQPGDLAGCALPPELASEDKCRVDGTSMAPGPSTLPSKVILLALLCHTWYLVRGWDTPLLATFW; via the coding sequence atgttctttctttttacctttGCGTTCACCTGTGCAGCGGaggctgggctgagccccaACCTGTCCgcctcctgccccagcatgTGCAGCTGTGCTCCCCAGGAGGTCATCCGCTGCAACAGGGCCGGGCTGAGAGCGTTCCCTGCGCGAATCgcagcctccaccacctctctcaacctctccAACAACTACCTGCGGATCCTCGGCGCCGGCACCTTCCAAAACCTGAGCTCCCTCCACAGCCTCTGGCTGGACGGCAACAACCTGACCTTCCTGTCCCCAGGCACCTTCCaggctctgggcaggctgcGAGAGCTGCACCTCAGCAGGAACTCACGTCTCACCCACCTGCATGCCAACACCTTCAGGGGGCTCCTAAACCTCATCAGCCTGGACCTGTCCCACTGCAACATCTTCGAAGTCCACCCTCTGCTCTTTTCCCACCTGCCCTCCCTGGAGAGGCTCGACCTGGCCTCCAACAACATGCGCTACGTCCCCCAGGccttccacaacctctccagcctcaccaggctgtccctggaggcCAACCACATAGAAGCCATCGGCAGAGACTccctgaaggacctgggggccCTCTACGATCTGAATCTGAGGAAGAACCGGATCTGGATCATCCAAAGCGGCGCTTTCAGCAAGCTGCTCAGGCTGGGAGTGTTAAATTTAGGCCACAACTTCGTGGCAGATTTGCCTAATCAGCTTTTCGAGGGCTTGATCCAGCTCAGGACCATGCACCTGGAAGCCAACAGGATCAGCGCCGTGGGCTGTGCCTTCAGGCACCTGCCGAGCTTGAGAAGCCTGTACCTGAACAACAACCAGATCTCCTCCATCTCGGGCTCTGCTTTCCTGGACTTACACCACCTGCACTTCCTTCACCTGGGCAGGAACAACCTGAGCTCCCTGCCCGcggggctgctggcagagctgcccaggcTGAAGCACGTCCTGCTGGCCCACAACCCCTGGAGGTGTgactgcaggatgctgtggtTCTGGCGGGGGACGGCGAGGCGCCGGGCAGCCGTCCGAGGGCTGCACTGTGCCTTCATGGCCCCTAACAGCTCCCTGcctctggatgctctccagccagggGACCTGGCAGGCTGTGCACTGCCACCTGAGCTGGCAAGCGAAGACAAGTGCAGGGTGGATGGCACCAGCATGGCTCCAGGGCCCTCTACCCTCCCCAGCAAGGTCATCCTGCTGGCACTCCTCTGCCACACGTGGTATCTGGTGAGGGGCTGGGACACCCCCCTCCTGGCCACGTTTTGGTGA